In one window of Hymenobacter nivis DNA:
- a CDS encoding efflux RND transporter periplasmic adaptor subunit, translating to MRISHLLPVLLVVGAAGYLSGCQSKTEEKLPVNTKDLGSGYRTDTVLLRSPDQELRFTGKVSYDQRRVDRVFPVVSGNVLDVTAALGQQVQQGQALARVQSADVSGYQNDYNGARSDYAVAERNAANTEQLYKSNFASQNDLIAARAQLEKTRSALNRTSQVLKIYGGNAQGTGGALPTYVVRAPASGFVVERNINAGMQLRPDNNTPLFTISDLSRVWVLLNVYESDVAAVKVGQPVSITALAYPDRTFKGTITNISNVVDADTKVLQARVELPNPGGLLKPDMFCSITLNLQRPGQALAVNPKAVIFSNDRYFVVRRRPGTPELKSGDDASKSYELVPVKVLRNTSRYTYVTGSLHANDQVVTQGSLLLFNDLSAN from the coding sequence ATGCGCATTTCCCATTTGTTGCCCGTGCTCCTGGTTGTGGGCGCGGCCGGTTATTTATCTGGTTGCCAAAGCAAAACGGAAGAGAAGCTTCCCGTTAATACCAAAGACCTGGGCTCGGGCTACCGCACCGACACGGTGCTGCTGCGCAGCCCCGACCAGGAGCTGCGCTTCACCGGCAAGGTGAGCTACGACCAGCGGCGCGTGGACCGGGTGTTTCCGGTGGTGAGCGGCAACGTGCTCGACGTGACGGCCGCCCTGGGCCAGCAGGTGCAGCAGGGCCAGGCCCTGGCCCGCGTGCAAAGCGCCGACGTGAGCGGCTACCAGAACGACTACAACGGGGCCCGCTCCGACTACGCCGTGGCCGAGCGCAACGCCGCCAACACCGAGCAGCTCTACAAGTCCAACTTCGCCTCGCAGAACGACCTGATTGCCGCCCGAGCCCAGCTCGAAAAAACCCGCTCGGCCCTGAACCGCACGTCGCAGGTACTCAAAATTTACGGCGGCAACGCCCAGGGCACCGGCGGGGCCCTGCCCACCTACGTGGTGCGGGCCCCCGCCAGCGGCTTCGTCGTGGAGCGCAATATCAACGCCGGGATGCAGCTGCGGCCCGACAACAACACCCCGCTCTTCACCATCTCAGACCTGAGCCGCGTCTGGGTGCTGCTCAACGTGTACGAGAGCGACGTGGCCGCCGTGAAGGTGGGCCAGCCGGTGAGCATCACGGCTTTGGCCTACCCCGACCGCACGTTTAAGGGCACCATCACTAACATCAGCAACGTAGTGGACGCCGACACCAAGGTGCTCCAGGCCCGCGTGGAACTGCCCAACCCGGGGGGCCTGCTCAAGCCCGACATGTTTTGCAGCATCACCCTCAACTTGCAGCGCCCCGGCCAGGCCCTGGCCGTAAACCCCAAGGCGGTGATTTTCAGCAACGACCGCTACTTCGTCGTCCGCCGCCGGCCGGGCACGCCCGAGCTAAAGTCGGGCGACGACGCCAGCAAATCCTACGAGCTGGTGCCCGTGAAGGTGCTACGCAACACCAGCCGCTACACCTACGTGACCGGCAGCCTGCACGCCAACGACCAAGTGGTAACTCAGGGCAGCTTATTGTTATTCAACGACTTAAGCGCTAACTAG
- a CDS encoding TolC family protein: MNARFFQTLAVAGGLGLLPGLGRAQRMATPRPQSSMSRPQAGTPNALPATPGQPTGRPAQAPGQTPAAGALPSNQLAQPGQAGPAPVAGSPGYGQYPVVPGMPAGVPIRAALGTADTLRLTLPEAQQQFVQTNFQLLAQRFNVNLAQATVVQSALRDNPNLSAEVNAYNPSTRQFFPFGADKALDPNNPTGNTVILQLQQLLNLSGSRAKLVQLSSTNAEVQQAAFEDLLRNSRFQLSQTFFNVVAERRKLDLLRDQRDQLARLLVGFREQLRLGTVAGFEVTRLELERQSLEKDRSDQLTQLGQDEAALRVFLALPGTTFVDPIGQDLLPAPPATLPTLADLTALAYQYRPDLRAATKQTTYAEQNLRLQHALAVPKLTIGADYASYGNAYAHYYGLQTAIDLPVANRNQGNIQAAQVGIQQSAQGLNQNKLQVEQDVAAAVEQVQRATELRSSVTPEYVATIADVSRNAAADYKRRLIDLVSFIDKFRAYNAAQLNLIDIGNRLEQAKQQVNFVTNTPVFKD; encoded by the coding sequence TTGAACGCACGTTTTTTCCAAACCCTGGCTGTAGCTGGCGGGCTGGGGCTGCTGCCGGGCCTGGGCCGGGCCCAGCGCATGGCCACCCCCCGGCCCCAGTCGAGCATGTCGCGCCCCCAGGCCGGCACCCCTAATGCCCTACCGGCCACCCCGGGCCAGCCCACCGGCCGCCCGGCCCAGGCCCCCGGCCAAACGCCCGCCGCCGGGGCCCTGCCCAGCAACCAGCTGGCCCAGCCCGGCCAGGCCGGCCCCGCGCCGGTGGCCGGCAGCCCCGGCTACGGCCAGTACCCCGTGGTGCCGGGCATGCCCGCCGGCGTGCCCATCCGGGCGGCGCTGGGAACCGCCGACACGCTGCGCCTCACGCTACCAGAAGCGCAGCAGCAGTTCGTGCAAACCAACTTCCAGTTGCTGGCCCAGCGCTTCAATGTGAACCTGGCGCAGGCCACAGTAGTGCAGTCGGCCCTGCGCGACAACCCCAACCTATCGGCCGAAGTCAACGCTTACAACCCCAGCACGCGGCAGTTTTTCCCGTTTGGCGCCGATAAAGCCCTCGATCCTAACAACCCCACCGGCAACACGGTAATACTGCAATTGCAGCAGCTCCTCAACCTTTCGGGCAGCCGCGCCAAGCTGGTGCAGCTCAGCAGCACCAACGCCGAGGTGCAGCAGGCCGCCTTTGAGGATTTGCTGCGCAACTCGCGCTTCCAGCTTTCGCAAACGTTTTTTAACGTGGTGGCCGAGCGGCGCAAGCTGGACTTGCTGCGCGACCAGCGCGACCAGTTGGCGCGCCTGCTGGTGGGCTTCCGCGAGCAGCTGCGGCTGGGCACGGTGGCCGGCTTCGAGGTGACGCGCCTGGAGCTGGAGCGCCAGAGCCTGGAAAAGGACCGCTCCGATCAGCTCACCCAGCTCGGACAGGACGAGGCCGCGCTGCGCGTGTTTCTGGCGCTGCCGGGCACCACGTTTGTGGACCCCATCGGCCAGGACCTGCTGCCCGCGCCGCCCGCCACCCTGCCCACCCTGGCCGACCTCACGGCCCTGGCCTACCAGTACCGGCCCGACCTGCGCGCCGCCACCAAGCAAACCACTTACGCCGAGCAAAACCTACGCTTGCAGCACGCGCTGGCCGTGCCCAAGCTCACCATCGGGGCCGACTACGCCAGCTACGGCAACGCCTACGCCCACTACTACGGCCTGCAAACCGCCATCGACCTGCCCGTGGCCAACCGCAACCAGGGCAACATTCAGGCGGCGCAGGTGGGCATCCAGCAGAGCGCCCAGGGCCTGAACCAGAATAAGTTGCAGGTGGAGCAGGACGTAGCCGCCGCCGTGGAGCAGGTGCAGCGCGCCACCGAGCTGCGCAGCAGCGTGACGCCCGAATACGTGGCCACCATCGCCGACGTGAGCCGCAACGCCGCCGCCGACTACAAGCGCCGGCTGATTGATCTGGTGAGCTTCATCGACAAGTTCCGGGCCTACAACGCCGCCCAGCTCAACCTGATTGACATCGGCAACCGCCTGGAGCAGGCCAAGCAGCAAGTCAATTTCGTAACCAATACCCCCGTCTTCAAAGACTAG
- a CDS encoding SulP family inorganic anion transporter, translating into MQLQLSYFTQYKHNAKNEVLAGLTTALALVPEVVAFALLAHISPLVGIGSAFVICLITSVFGGRPGMISGAAGSVAVVIVALVAQHGIEYLFVAVVLMGLIQIGIGLLRLGKFIRLVPQPVVYGFVNGLAVIIFMAQLEQFKVRDTAGAEHWLVGAPLLLMAGLVALTMAIIYFLPRLTKAVPPSLVAIVVVSALVILGGLHTKSVGDIASIAGGLPTLHVPQVPFTWATLALVGPYAFIMALVGLTESLLTLTVVDEMTDTRGRGNQDCVAQGLANVASGLTGGMGGCAMIGQTMVNLESRGRGRLSGVVAAGALALFVVAGAGLIERLPLAALVGVMFMVVIGTFEWASLRILRRMPRTDVLVMLLVTIVTAVSQNLALAVLLGVVVSALAFAWENARRIRARKHVDAAGVRHYEIFGPLFFGSAQAFGEKFDVADDPAEVIIDFKESRVADMSAIDALHKLTERYQRLGKTVRLRHLSPDSRRLLGQAGPLVDVNIEEDPLYTVSGANVMY; encoded by the coding sequence ATGCAATTGCAACTTTCGTATTTCACCCAGTACAAACACAACGCTAAAAATGAAGTGCTGGCGGGCCTGACCACCGCCCTCGCCCTGGTGCCCGAGGTGGTGGCGTTTGCGCTGCTAGCCCACATTAGCCCGCTGGTGGGCATCGGCTCGGCCTTCGTTATTTGTTTAATCACCAGCGTATTCGGTGGGAGGCCGGGCATGATATCGGGCGCGGCCGGTTCGGTGGCCGTCGTTATTGTGGCCCTGGTGGCGCAGCACGGCATCGAATACCTGTTCGTGGCCGTGGTGCTGATGGGCCTCATTCAAATCGGCATCGGGCTGCTGCGGCTGGGCAAGTTCATCCGGCTGGTGCCGCAGCCGGTGGTGTACGGCTTCGTCAACGGCTTGGCGGTCATCATCTTCATGGCGCAACTGGAGCAGTTCAAGGTGCGCGACACGGCCGGCGCCGAGCACTGGCTGGTGGGGGCCCCGCTACTGCTGATGGCGGGGCTGGTGGCCCTTACCATGGCTATTATATACTTCCTGCCCCGGCTGACGAAGGCTGTGCCTCCTTCGCTAGTGGCCATTGTCGTCGTGTCGGCGCTCGTGATTTTGGGCGGGCTGCACACGAAATCGGTGGGCGATATTGCCTCCATTGCTGGCGGGCTGCCCACGTTGCACGTGCCGCAGGTGCCCTTCACGTGGGCCACGCTAGCGCTGGTGGGGCCCTACGCCTTCATTATGGCACTGGTGGGCCTCACCGAAAGCCTGCTGACGCTGACGGTGGTGGATGAGATGACCGACACCCGCGGCCGCGGCAACCAGGATTGCGTAGCCCAGGGCCTGGCCAACGTGGCCTCGGGCCTGACCGGCGGCATGGGCGGCTGCGCTATGATTGGCCAAACGATGGTCAACCTGGAGTCGCGCGGGCGCGGGCGGCTCTCGGGCGTGGTGGCGGCGGGGGCCCTGGCGCTGTTTGTGGTGGCAGGCGCGGGGCTCATCGAGCGGCTGCCGCTGGCGGCGCTGGTGGGCGTGATGTTCATGGTCGTCATCGGCACGTTTGAGTGGGCTAGCCTGCGCATTTTGCGCCGCATGCCCCGCACCGACGTGCTGGTGATGCTACTCGTAACCATCGTCACAGCCGTGTCGCAGAACCTGGCGCTGGCCGTACTGCTGGGCGTGGTGGTGTCGGCCCTGGCCTTTGCCTGGGAAAACGCCAGGCGCATCCGGGCCCGCAAGCACGTGGACGCGGCCGGCGTGCGGCACTACGAAATCTTCGGGCCCCTGTTCTTCGGCTCGGCGCAGGCTTTCGGCGAGAAGTTCGACGTAGCCGACGACCCCGCCGAGGTCATCATCGACTTCAAAGAGAGCCGGGTGGCGGATATGTCGGCCATCGACGCGTTGCACAAGCTCACCGAGCGCTACCAGCGCCTGGGCAAAACCGTGCGCCTGCGCCACCTCAGCCCCGACTCGCGGCGCCTGCTGGGCCAGGCCGGGCCCCTAGTCGACGTCAACATCGAGGAAGACCCGCTCTACACCGTATCTGGGGCCAACGTGATGTACTAA
- a CDS encoding HAMP domain-containing sensor histidine kinase — translation MTIRNRLTWLFLGVVAVLLLAVLAGVFALQESYTRREFRQRLRERAQVTGYIYLKKDEMRAEAFRDFEKKYLQSLNNEILQVYDDQMRVRFVAADHRVQLSDAILARIVASKELYFTLGPRQAVGIFYRDNQGDYIIVAAAENTYGDQRLEYLASIMGVVFVVSLLMIYLTGRGFAGRALAPIAALNDQVDRITAQDLHRRVDETPLRTSERDELTRLARTFNRLLARLETSFEGQRTFVRNASHELRTPLTASIGELQVLLARAREPAAYREGAASVLAELQQLKTLINNLLDMAQADAAGALTEEVRLDELLWEVRGALPPAQRGRVRVDLGPLPDDPAALEIVGHRALLARAVGNLVDNALKYSPAAAAVDLRLRCQAGGFRLEVADAGPGIAPDDLANVFQPFFRAADARGVVGHGVGLPLARRIVELHSGTLALQSDPGRGTVAEVWLPA, via the coding sequence ATGACCATTCGCAACCGGCTGACGTGGCTGTTTCTGGGCGTGGTGGCGGTGCTGCTGCTGGCCGTGCTAGCGGGCGTGTTTGCCTTGCAGGAGAGCTACACGCGGCGCGAGTTCCGGCAGCGGCTGCGCGAGCGGGCCCAGGTGACGGGCTACATCTACCTGAAAAAAGATGAGATGCGCGCCGAGGCCTTCCGCGACTTCGAAAAGAAGTACCTGCAATCCCTCAACAACGAGATTTTGCAGGTGTACGACGACCAGATGCGGGTGCGCTTCGTAGCCGCCGACCACCGGGTGCAACTCTCCGACGCCATACTGGCGCGCATTGTGGCCTCCAAGGAATTGTACTTTACGCTGGGGCCCCGGCAGGCAGTGGGCATCTTTTACCGCGACAACCAGGGCGACTATATCATTGTGGCCGCGGCCGAAAACACGTACGGGGACCAGCGCCTGGAGTACCTGGCCAGCATCATGGGGGTGGTATTTGTGGTGAGCCTGCTGATGATTTACCTGACCGGGCGGGGGTTTGCGGGGCGGGCGCTGGCCCCCATCGCGGCCCTCAACGACCAAGTAGACCGCATTACGGCCCAGGACCTGCACCGGCGCGTGGACGAAACCCCGCTGCGCACCTCCGAGCGCGACGAGCTGACGCGCCTCGCCCGCACCTTCAACCGCCTGCTGGCCCGGCTCGAGACCAGCTTTGAGGGCCAGCGCACCTTCGTGCGCAACGCCTCGCACGAGCTGCGCACGCCGCTCACGGCCAGCATCGGCGAGCTGCAGGTGCTGCTTGCGCGCGCGCGCGAGCCGGCTGCCTACCGCGAGGGCGCCGCCTCGGTGCTAGCCGAATTACAGCAGCTCAAAACCCTCATCAACAACTTACTGGACATGGCCCAGGCCGACGCCGCCGGGGCCCTTACCGAGGAAGTGCGCCTTGACGAGCTGCTGTGGGAGGTGCGCGGGGCCCTGCCGCCGGCCCAGCGCGGGCGCGTGCGCGTCGACCTGGGGCCCCTGCCCGACGACCCGGCCGCGCTGGAAATCGTCGGGCACCGGGCCCTGCTGGCCCGGGCTGTGGGCAACCTCGTCGACAACGCCCTGAAGTACTCGCCAGCCGCCGCCGCCGTAGACCTGCGCTTGCGCTGCCAGGCGGGTGGCTTTCGCCTGGAAGTGGCCGACGCAGGCCCCGGCATCGCCCCCGATGACTTGGCCAACGTGTTCCAGCCATTCTTCCGGGCCGCCGATGCGCGGGGCGTGGTGGGCCACGGCGTGGGCCTGCCACTGGCTCGCCGCATCGTGGAGCTGCACAGCGGCACCCTGGCCCTGCAATCGGACCCCGGCCGGGGCACCGTGGCCGAGGTGTGGCTACCGGCCTAG
- a CDS encoding response regulator transcription factor gives MATKILLVEDEPKVSAFIRRGLEEEGYDVAVAYDGPYGQRLALDQEFDLLILDVILPGQSGLEVLRAVRAQDQNLPILMLTALGTTEDKLLGFDGGADDYLVKPFDFVELLARVRALTRRRGQGPGAKGNQLHLADLTMDTAAKTVVRAGQPVKLTAREFNLLELLLRHQGRVLSRGEIAEHTWEESFDTGSNVIDVYVNYLRNKVDKGFNKKLIHTVVGMGYVMREE, from the coding sequence ATGGCAACGAAGATTCTGCTGGTCGAAGACGAACCCAAGGTGTCGGCCTTCATCCGGCGCGGGCTGGAGGAGGAGGGCTACGACGTGGCCGTGGCCTACGACGGGCCCTACGGCCAGCGCCTGGCCCTAGACCAGGAATTTGACCTGCTGATTCTGGACGTGATTCTGCCCGGCCAGAGCGGGCTGGAGGTGCTGCGGGCCGTGCGCGCCCAAGACCAAAACCTGCCCATCCTCATGCTCACGGCCCTGGGCACCACCGAGGACAAGCTGCTGGGCTTCGACGGTGGGGCCGACGACTACCTGGTGAAGCCCTTCGACTTTGTGGAACTGCTGGCCCGGGTGCGGGCCCTCACGCGCCGCCGCGGCCAGGGCCCCGGGGCCAAGGGCAACCAGCTGCACTTGGCCGACCTAACCATGGACACGGCCGCTAAAACCGTGGTGCGGGCCGGCCAGCCCGTCAAGCTCACCGCCCGCGAATTCAACCTGCTGGAGCTGCTGCTGCGCCACCAGGGCCGCGTGCTGAGCCGGGGCGAAATTGCTGAGCACACCTGGGAAGAGTCGTTCGACACGGGCTCGAATGTGATTGACGTGTACGTGAACTACCTGCGCAACAAAGTGGACAAAGGCTTCAATAAGAAGTTGATTCACACCGTAGTGGGCATGGGATACGTGATGCGGGAAGAATAA
- a CDS encoding OmpA family protein has protein sequence MAGGVAAKLGESEGAVQRAPGGIIPLVLGAVINRASTPGGAQETLALSQQAYQTEGSHLAAPSGLLDLLSSGSSDAGATGPGLLASLFGNAGITGAVASALGNYAGVSSASAGSLMDMAGPAILGLLGQHTSTDSLDASVLSSMLQSLKTQVMAKLPSGLSSLAGLVGLEGLGATASSFASGLGAPAPTAAPPLPSPVRTVIPEPAPTGGSSRWPLILLVLAVIAGLIYFLKGRNNTPAATPTVDTTTSPSGTTRTLGATAGAALDSAELALKAGWNKLGTLGELKLADGTALQVPANGVERRLVAFIEDKSKAVDKTTWFSLDRLLFQTGTSDLLPDSQEQLGNVAAILKTYPAVKLKLGGYTDTRGNAASNLKLSGQRAAAVLAKLEGLGV, from the coding sequence TTGGCGGGCGGTGTAGCGGCCAAGCTCGGCGAGAGCGAAGGGGCGGTGCAGAGAGCACCGGGTGGCATCATTCCGCTGGTGCTGGGCGCCGTTATCAACCGCGCCAGCACCCCGGGCGGGGCCCAGGAAACCCTGGCCCTCAGCCAACAAGCCTACCAGACCGAGGGCAGCCACCTGGCCGCCCCCAGCGGCCTGCTGGACCTGCTAAGCAGCGGCAGCAGCGACGCGGGAGCTACGGGCCCCGGCCTGCTCGCGTCGCTGTTTGGCAACGCGGGCATCACCGGCGCGGTGGCTTCCGCGCTTGGTAATTACGCTGGGGTATCGTCGGCTTCAGCAGGCTCGTTGATGGACATGGCCGGGCCGGCCATCCTGGGCCTGCTAGGGCAGCATACCAGCACCGATAGCCTAGACGCCAGCGTCTTATCGAGCATGTTGCAGAGCCTGAAAACCCAGGTAATGGCCAAGCTGCCCAGTGGCCTCAGCAGCCTGGCCGGGCTGGTGGGGCTGGAGGGCCTGGGCGCCACCGCATCCAGCTTTGCCAGTGGCCTGGGGGCCCCAGCGCCCACCGCCGCCCCGCCCCTGCCTAGCCCGGTGCGCACGGTAATTCCCGAGCCGGCCCCCACGGGCGGCAGCTCGCGCTGGCCGCTCATTCTGCTGGTGCTGGCAGTTATTGCGGGGCTGATTTATTTCCTGAAGGGCCGCAACAACACGCCCGCAGCTACCCCCACCGTCGATACCACCACTAGCCCGTCCGGTACCACCCGCACGCTGGGCGCCACGGCGGGCGCGGCCCTCGACTCGGCCGAACTGGCCCTGAAGGCCGGGTGGAACAAACTGGGCACCCTGGGCGAGCTGAAACTGGCCGACGGCACCGCCCTGCAAGTACCCGCCAACGGCGTGGAGCGGCGGCTGGTGGCGTTCATCGAAGACAAAAGCAAGGCGGTGGACAAGACCACCTGGTTCTCGCTCGACCGCTTGCTGTTCCAAACCGGCACCAGCGACTTGCTGCCCGATTCGCAGGAGCAGCTTGGCAACGTGGCCGCCATCCTGAAAACCTACCCGGCCGTAAAGCTGAAACTGGGTGGCTACACCGACACCCGCGGCAATGCGGCTTCGAACCTGAAGCTTTCGGGCCAGCGGGCCGCCGCCGTGCTGGCCAAACTGGAGGGCCTGGGCGTGTGA
- a CDS encoding tetratricopeptide repeat protein, with the protein MSAAPTRLEQLLAFYANDPADPFTAYALATEYRAAEPLVAWEYYQKLLAEHPDYVGTYYHAGKLLEGFGRKDEAEQVYRKGLVVSRKAGQLHAASELQQALNSCLGLDYEDED; encoded by the coding sequence ATGAGCGCCGCCCCCACCCGTTTAGAACAACTGCTGGCCTTTTACGCCAACGACCCCGCCGACCCGTTCACCGCCTACGCCCTGGCCACCGAATACCGCGCCGCCGAGCCCCTGGTGGCCTGGGAATACTACCAAAAACTCCTGGCCGAACACCCCGACTACGTGGGCACTTACTACCACGCCGGCAAGCTGCTCGAAGGCTTCGGCCGCAAGGACGAGGCCGAGCAGGTGTACCGCAAAGGCTTGGTGGTGAGCCGCAAGGCCGGCCAGCTGCACGCCGCCAGCGAGCTGCAACAGGCGCTAAACAGCTGCCTGGGCTTGGACTACGAGGACGAAGACTAA
- a CDS encoding electron transfer flavoprotein subunit beta/FixA family protein produces the protein MKFLVCISNVPDTTTKISFTPDNKEFNKAGVQFVINPWDEYALTRAIELKEANAGSTVTVLNVGEADTEPNIRKALAIGADDAIRVNAAPQDAFFVAEQIAAVAKDGGYDVILMGKESIDYNGFQVHGMVGELLGIPTVAPAMKLDLAGTTATLEREIEGGKEIVEVSTPFVASCQQPMCEPRIPNMRGIMTARTKPLKVVPPVGDPARTQVAEFALPPKKQGVKLIDAANAGELIKLLRNEAKVI, from the coding sequence ATGAAGTTTCTGGTTTGCATTTCCAACGTGCCCGACACGACCACCAAAATCAGCTTTACGCCCGATAACAAGGAGTTCAACAAAGCCGGGGTACAGTTCGTCATCAACCCCTGGGACGAATACGCCCTCACCCGCGCCATCGAGCTGAAGGAGGCCAACGCCGGCAGCACTGTGACGGTGCTGAACGTGGGCGAGGCCGACACCGAGCCTAATATCCGCAAGGCTTTGGCCATCGGGGCCGACGACGCCATTCGCGTCAACGCTGCCCCGCAGGACGCCTTTTTCGTGGCCGAGCAGATTGCGGCTGTGGCTAAAGACGGCGGCTACGACGTGATTCTGATGGGCAAGGAAAGCATCGACTACAACGGCTTCCAGGTGCACGGCATGGTGGGCGAGCTGCTCGGCATCCCCACGGTAGCCCCGGCCATGAAACTGGACCTGGCTGGCACCACCGCCACGCTGGAGCGCGAGATTGAGGGCGGCAAGGAGATTGTGGAAGTGAGCACGCCCTTTGTGGCCTCGTGCCAGCAGCCCATGTGCGAGCCCCGCATCCCCAACATGCGCGGCATCATGACGGCCCGCACCAAGCCCCTGAAGGTGGTGCCCCCAGTGGGCGACCCCGCCCGCACTCAGGTGGCCGAATTTGCGTTGCCCCCCAAGAAGCAGGGCGTCAAGCTTATCGACGCTGCCAACGCTGGCGAGCTTATCAAGCTGCTGCGCAACGAAGCCAAAGTCATTTAA
- a CDS encoding electron transfer flavoprotein subunit alpha/FixB family protein — translation MSVLVVVECAEGEVKKSSLEVATYGARVAAMLGTTATAIAVGEATEASLAKLGEQGITKVLYDAEPRLKDFVNNAYTKLIATAAEQEGVQVLVLANSNIGASVGSRLSVRLKASLATNVVELPKTDGGQFVVKRGAFSGKAFSDVVLSGDRKIVAVKKNSLEARHEAGKTAEVVAFAAQLTDADFADAPKQVVMQEQTGGVLLPEAALVVSGGRGMKGPENWHLIEELAQALHAGTACSKPVSDVDWRPHHEHVGQTGITISPNLYIACGISGAIQHLAGVNSSKVIVVINKDPEAPFFKAADYGIVGDVFDVLPKLTAAVKELN, via the coding sequence ATGTCCGTTCTAGTAGTTGTTGAATGCGCCGAGGGCGAAGTTAAAAAGTCGTCGCTTGAAGTGGCCACCTACGGGGCCCGGGTGGCCGCCATGTTGGGCACCACGGCCACGGCCATCGCCGTGGGCGAGGCCACGGAAGCCAGCCTGGCCAAGCTCGGTGAGCAGGGCATCACGAAAGTGCTGTACGACGCTGAGCCCCGCCTCAAGGATTTTGTGAACAACGCCTACACTAAGCTCATCGCCACGGCGGCCGAGCAGGAGGGGGTCCAGGTGCTGGTGCTGGCCAATTCCAACATCGGTGCTTCGGTGGGCTCGCGCCTGTCGGTGCGCCTCAAGGCCAGCCTGGCCACCAACGTGGTGGAGTTGCCCAAAACCGACGGCGGCCAGTTCGTGGTGAAGCGCGGCGCGTTTTCGGGTAAGGCGTTTTCGGATGTGGTGCTGAGCGGCGACCGCAAAATCGTTGCCGTGAAAAAGAACAGCCTGGAGGCCCGGCACGAGGCTGGCAAAACCGCCGAGGTGGTGGCCTTCGCCGCCCAGCTCACCGACGCCGACTTTGCCGACGCGCCCAAGCAAGTAGTGATGCAGGAGCAAACCGGCGGCGTGCTGCTGCCCGAGGCCGCACTCGTGGTATCGGGCGGCCGCGGCATGAAGGGCCCCGAGAACTGGCACCTCATCGAGGAGCTGGCCCAGGCCCTGCACGCCGGCACCGCCTGCTCGAAGCCGGTGAGCGACGTGGACTGGCGCCCTCACCACGAGCACGTGGGCCAAACGGGCATCACCATTTCGCCCAACCTGTACATCGCCTGCGGCATTTCGGGCGCCATCCAGCACCTGGCCGGCGTGAACAGCTCGAAGGTCATCGTGGTCATCAATAAAGACCCTGAGGCGCCGTTTTTCAAAGCCGCCGACTACGGCATTGTGGGCGACGTGTTCGACGTGCTGCCCAAGCTGACGGCCGCCGTAAAAGAATTGAACTAG
- a CDS encoding bifunctional nuclease family protein, producing the protein MKKIQLEILGLSSSQSQSGSFALILGEKHGNRRLPIIIGMFEAQSIAIQIEKISPTRPLTHDLFKAFAEHVHVAIIEVVISDLKEGVFYSRIVCSDGATTFEIDARPSDAIAIGLRFDVPIFTVESVLSEAGIILSDLDEGGEETDDDDDDDTDGEKETPKAPRPTEPSGQVPVEELSKMLSQALEKEDYEKAAKIRDELNKRNGQ; encoded by the coding sequence TTGAAAAAAATCCAGCTTGAAATTTTAGGCCTTTCCTCCAGCCAGTCGCAGTCCGGCTCTTTCGCCCTGATCCTGGGCGAGAAGCACGGCAACCGCCGCTTGCCCATCATCATCGGCATGTTTGAGGCCCAGAGCATCGCCATCCAGATTGAGAAAATCAGCCCTACCCGGCCGCTGACGCACGATTTGTTCAAGGCTTTCGCCGAACACGTGCACGTGGCCATCATCGAGGTGGTGATTTCCGACCTCAAAGAGGGCGTGTTTTACTCGCGCATTGTGTGCTCGGATGGTGCCACCACGTTTGAGATTGACGCCCGGCCCTCCGATGCCATCGCCATCGGCCTGCGCTTCGACGTGCCCATCTTCACGGTGGAAAGTGTGCTGAGCGAAGCCGGTATCATCCTGTCCGACCTTGATGAGGGCGGTGAGGAAACCGACGATGACGACGATGACGACACCGACGGCGAAAAGGAAACCCCCAAGGCCCCGCGCCCCACCGAGCCCAGCGGCCAGGTGCCGGTCGAAGAGCTCAGCAAGATGCTGAGCCAGGCCCTTGAAAAGGAGGATTACGAAAAAGCCGCCAAAATCCGCGACGAGCTCAACAAGCGCAACGGCCAGTAG